A segment of the Capra hircus breed San Clemente chromosome 24, ASM170441v1, whole genome shotgun sequence genome:
AGGATCAGGAGAGAGAATAAATAAGCATGGTCTTACCCTTTGTTGGCATTTTCTACATATCAAAGGCTTTGAATATATCTCTcctttattcaaaaaaaaaagtaggcaaATTTCTGGATGCACTTTTAAAGCAATTggaataaaatattgataaaaatatttgtttcttggaTGGTTTGAGAATTAAATATGCTCTATGACTTACGTATAGGTATACTGTATTCTGTCTTTGTGATCTGGCTTTCTGTTTTTAACTTGCCATTTTCTTAGTCATTTTTCAGGTCATTCAAAGCTCTTCTGAAAGCTGCATAATTTCCCATAATATACTTGTAGCTCAACTTTTACCCTGTTGTTTGACATTCTAAGTTCTTATCATAAATAATAGTGCAATGTGGCAATAAGAACTTACGTTAATTTAATATtcacaaattttatttcttgaataTATTGAAGTAGTGAATTCATTTGTCAAATAGGTATTAGAAGGCTTCAGTCACAGTTCAGAAAGTTTAGAACTAAGTAGCAATTCCCTGAACAATGACTAACATTGATtatcataatttaaaaaccaCCAGGCTAATTGTATAGAAAAAAAACATGCTAAAATAGAGTATAAGATTCACTTCTCCATTTAAAGGGTAATAATAAAAACATGATGCTTGTGTGTTAATAATCTTAAATAAGCATACTTCTCATCATttcatcaaaagaaagaaagaaatttcctgTGTAGTATTCAAAAAAATCCCCAGGGATCCCAGTATTTCAATAACTgactaaaaagtctacaaataaaaaaagatatttaaatttcGATTATGGCTAACTAAATAACATTTGATGTCTTTCTAATGATTCTGTTCCAAGCTGCAAATTGTGTAGAACTTGTTTAAATAAACACACAGGTTTTCATGGATGTGAATTTTTTCATGTGACCTGTGAATATAAATGTGAGCTCTATGCATTTGTGGGCTACAGTATCTGAAATTTTCCTAAGCTTCAAAATgtcagtgttttatttctttgctgaaaAAAGTTGACTATCTTATTTATTCTCATGTCCTTTTTAGTAGCTAATTGGGAGTGATCCAATGAAGAATAACTATCAATATTTTTCTGCAACCACGGTAAAGGGAGGACATGGACAAGGAAAACTGCACTGCTGTGACAGGCTTCATCCTCCTTGGATTCTCAGATGCCCCTGAGCTCAGAGTCTTCCTCTTCCTGCTGTTTCTttccatctatggagtcacagttTGGGGAAACCTGGGCATGATTGCTCTCATTCAGGTCAGCTCTGGACTCCACACtcccatgtactttttcctcagCCACTTGTCCTTTGTGGATTTCTGTTACTCTACTACCATCACGCCGAAGATGCCAGCTAACATCTTAAAAGAAGACAGAGCCATTTCCTTCCTGGAATGCACTGTGCAATTCTACCTGTTTTGCACATTTGGGGTAACTGAGGTCGTTCTGCTGgcagtgatggcctatgaccgctttgTGGCCATCTGTGACCCACTGCTCTACATGGTCACCATGTCCCGAAATCTCTGCGTAGAGTTGGTGTCTTGTTGCTATCTCAGTGGTACTCTATGTTCTGTGATTCGCTTGTGTTTAGCTCTTCAGATCCCATCCTACAGATCAAATGTGATCAACCATTTCTTTTGTGATCTTCCCCCTCTCTTGTCTCTTGCTTGCTCTGATGTTACTGTGAATCAATTGGTGCTATACATTGTGGCCACATTCAATGAGGTTATCACCATTGTGGTCATCCTCACGTCCTACCTGTTTATTCTCATCACCATCCTGAGGATGCACTCAGCAGAGGGAAGGTGCAAAGCCTTTTCCACCTGTGCCTCCCACCTCGCTGCCATCGCTGTCTTACAGGGAACAATCCTTTTCATTTATTGCCGGCCCCACTCTGGCAACAGCATGGATACTGACAAAGTGGCCACAGTGTTCTACACTGTAGTGATCCCCATGGTGAACCCCCTGGTTGATAGTCTGAGGAACAAGGATTTGCAAGAAGCTCTCAGAAAAGTGGTGAGCTCCAAAATATTTTCCTAGTGGGACTCTAAGTCCCAAATCAGAGGTTGGCAGAAGGGTGAAATGGTGGACTCAGTGTTGGAAGTAGAAGATCAGTCAAGAAGAGGGTACCTTTGAGTgagtctttctgactcacttatccctgactcaatggacatgagtctgagcaaacttcaggagatagggaaggacagggaagcctgacgtgctgcaacccgtggggtcacaagtatcaaacatgacttagtgactgaacaacaatctttGTACCTTGTCAACTTATATGAATAGAATTGAACATATTTCAAAATTTGCAGCCTACTTCTTTGCTTTGATCCACCTAAAATGTTTTAAGTGGGTTTGGGTAATGGGCTGTTAAGACACACATATTTAGTTTGCTGTAAAACTTTTATTATCAGACCCACCTCAGATCGTTAGGCATTAAATCCTGGAATTTGAGGACCCTGGCTTTATCAGATACATgcattgcaaatatttcctcccactcTGCTGCCTCTTCTTTCTGTTGatcatttcctttgctctgcagagGTTTTGACAAACACATGGCGGCAATGGTGTGAGGTGTTAACAATGTGGCACATCTCAGCTCACCTGGAGCTGGCCTTGCTTTAGAGCTGTGAGTCATACACACCAGATAATTAATGCCTTTAGTTATCTTTCCTTATGAACAAGACTTCTTCCTTAGACTAACATTTCTGGTAAGATCATCTCTACTTCTCAAACCTAGAACCAACTGGTTCTAGATGTTTCAGCATTAAAGACAAGAGGTCCCACATAACACTGAGGACTTTTAATGGCTCTGTGTGTTCAGATATCCAaggatttgatgcttttgaactgtggtttgggagaagacttttgagagtcccttggactgtgaggagatccaaccagtcaattctgaagttCAGTCCTGGggtttctttagaaggaatgatactaaagctgaaactccagtactttggccaccacatgcgaagagttgactcattggaaaagactctgatgctgggagggattgggggcaggaggagaaggggacaacagaggatgagatggctggatgacatcaccgactcgatggatgtgagtctgagtgaactccgggagttggtgatggacagggaggcctggcgtgctgcgattcatggggtcacaaaaagtcagacatgactaagcgactgaactgaactgaactgaaggaccaaTCAGAAGGAAACCTTCCCAAGTCAATTCTCATTTATTGATTATAACTTTCAGAGTTTCTCAGGCTTGGTAATATTGATATTTcgtgttgggttttttttaattttttaattttttttaatttttatttttactttattttactttacaatactgtattggttttgccatactttgacatgaatccaccacgggtgtacatgagttcccaaacatgaacccccctcccacctcccaccccatatcatctctctggatcatccccatgcaccaaccccaagcatcctgtatcctgcattgaacacagactggcaattcgtttcttacatgatagtatgcatgtttcaatgccattctcccaaatcatccctgtGCATGCTACCACGTATAGCAGCATCTCTGACCCTTGTCCAATCACTCTGGTTCATTCATTATGACAATCAAAAATGCCTCCAGATATTGTCAAATGTCCATGTGGGGGGGCGGAGAAGAGGTTTATAAAAATCTATAGGTGAGAAATACTGCCTTATTTCCTTGTAGATTTTCAGGTTCTTCTGTATGAATTATGTCCAAATTACGCATCTAGTTTCTTATCTCCCAAATGATGCTATTGTATAGTTTAAAcaatctgtattatttttaaatttggaatGCACTGGTATCTAAGATCTTTATCCTTGtaatttcttcccattttttttttctttttgctcttgtGAGTAAGCATTTGTTTTTCCCATGCTCTAAAATCTGATTTGGAGCTGAACCTTTTGATACTTTGTCTCCAGAGGTTCATTTTATCCTCCTCAATTCAGTTTTGTTTAAATACCTACCTCTGTTCCCTTGCACAATTCTTCCACAAACTCACAGAATTAAAGAGACATGTACCTGAAAACTCTCAGAGACCTTCTGTTTCCCCACTCCCAGGAAACACTTGTTCAGGACACTACAAAGGAGCTCAGCTAAGCCAGGCCCCTCTACAAAGCTGGCTAGAAAGTATGCATTCCCTGTTCCTGATACTTAATGTTGGCAGTGACTCTAAATTTCCCCCAAAAGACTTTTTCTCATGAAAAAAATGAGTGAACCTAAGGTATCTTTTAGATACATTACATGGTAAAGAATATCCATATTTTCTCAGACCTACAGACAGACCTGCTGGTGGAAAAAGCACCCCACCTTCCAGCCTCTGGAGGTCTCAGCAGTTTGGGGGGAAAGTTGAGACATGTCTCTCCACTCCTTGTGGCACAAGAGCCCTGGAGAAAACCACTTACCTTATTCTTCAGAGGCCTCAAAGTGAGCAATTATAATTAATTATTGCTTCCtcatataattatattttctggGAAAAGCTGAAGAAACATTAACAGCAGCTTTAGAAACATTAGATATGAAAGTTAAAAGCTTAAATGTCTTCTCCCCATATTCACTCCCATAGACTCCAAAAATGTTGGATAATAAAAAGTCACAGCAAAATTTATCTTtgttatttaatgaatatttctcctttttaagtatactttttaatttttttaagacttattgaggtataattgacaaaaacAAATAGTACAGATCTAAGGAGTATAGTtgatgtttatatatgtgtgtatatgtatatatatatataatgaaataatcacTATCAAGATAATTAGGATATCAATTACttcatgtcttataattttcttttattttttcttcatgttgAAAATAGTTAAATTCTACTCTCTTACCACATTTCAAGTATAAAATGTACTGTTAATTGCAATTACATTGTTgtacattttcaaaatttattcatctttcataactgaaactttgtccCCTTGACAAACATCTCTCCATTGTCCCCTCTCCCAAGCCCCAGTGCTGTATGGGCACCCTTAAAATCAAGAGGGTGTGTCATGTGgtgttcttaccacaataaaataaaaaaaaattaaagtggcagatttgtgttgatgtatggcaaaaccaatacattattgtaaagtaaaataaagtaaaatttaaaaaataaataaataaatataggtacattattatttttaaaaagtaaattttattgcattttatcgGTTTCTTGCTCCCCCTTGCCATTAATGCCACCTGTCTTGTCTAGAATCCAGTCTAGGTGCCACATTGCATTAAGTCATCCTGTCTTCCAAATCTCCTCTGGTCTGTGATGcttcttcaattttctttttcatgtttttggtTCTTACCATTCTAAGGGATACTGGTGAGGTATCCTGTAGAATACTTTCAAATGTGGACTTTCCTAATGATTTTCTCACATTGGTTTGAGGGAAGGAATATCACAGAAGCAAAGCTTCTCTCATCACATCATACCAGGG
Coding sequences within it:
- the LOC102182462 gene encoding olfactory receptor 5L2-like, with protein sequence MDKENCTAVTGFILLGFSDAPELRVFLFLLFLSIYGVTVWGNLGMIALIQVSSGLHTPMYFFLSHLSFVDFCYSTTITPKMPANILKEDRAISFLECTVQFYLFCTFGVTEVVLLAVMAYDRFVAICDPLLYMVTMSRNLCVELVSCCYLSGTLCSVIRLCLALQIPSYRSNVINHFFCDLPPLLSLACSDVTVNQLVLYIVATFNEVITIVVILTSYLFILITILRMHSAEGRCKAFSTCASHLAAIAVLQGTILFIYCRPHSGNSMDTDKVATVFYTVVIPMVNPLVDSLRNKDLQEALRKVVSSKIFS